One Nitrospirota bacterium genomic region harbors:
- a CDS encoding response regulator yields the protein MHSKQATSTICSPPRVGTILLVEDHKTLRDLTRNALLKLGYTVLFAADSDSAIKVSQMHRDPIDLLIADVVLPGMNGSRLAERLRTLRPDMRVLFMSGMVPEGSVRIAAISGSGFLQKPFGPDVLAAKVREMLADTCS from the coding sequence ATGCACTCGAAACAAGCCACATCAACGATCTGTTCGCCGCCCCGAGTCGGCACCATTCTCCTCGTCGAAGACCACAAGACCCTGCGCGACCTTACGCGGAACGCGCTGCTCAAACTTGGCTATACGGTGCTGTTCGCGGCGGACAGCGACTCCGCCATCAAAGTCTCGCAGATGCATCGCGACCCTATCGATCTGCTCATCGCCGACGTGGTCCTGCCCGGAATGAACGGGTCTCGATTGGCCGAACGACTCCGGACTCTCCGACCGGACATGCGGGTTCTGTTCATGTCCGGGATGGTGCCGGAAGGCAGCGTTCGGATCGCCGCGATATCGGGATCGGGATTTCTCCAGAAACCGTTCGGTCCCGACGTCCTGGCCGCCAAAGTACGGGAGATGCTGGCGGATACATGCTCGTGA